The Vicia villosa cultivar HV-30 ecotype Madison, WI unplaced genomic scaffold, Vvil1.0 ctg.000195F_1_1_2_unsc, whole genome shotgun sequence DNA segment CAAAAAATTATACGTGTCTCTTGTAAATAGGACCAGAGGGAGTAATAAGGAAACCAATTACCATAAATATATCAGACTCAACATCGTACTAGAAATAAATCACTATCGCATTGTGTTTAAATCCAGCTAACTACGAAAAGAAATAATCAGGGAGAAAATAATATAAACCACAAAACCTAATCAATGTCACATACCTTTAGTGGACGTAATACTCCCGTAACATATGGTGAATGCCTAACAGGTAGAGGTTTATTAGTCATCCTGTAAGTTGCTGTTATCCCCTTCATTTGTCTCAAGTCCTAGATTATTTTTGAACAAGCAAAAAATGAACAAACTGAAAGGTAATCGGGGGAagcaaatgaataaaaataatgtCGAGAAAATCACAAAGATATTCATCCCGAGATTTGAATAATGCAACCAATTTAATGAATAAACATTGTAGAATACAACCTACCTCGACTGACTTTTCTACCAGTGACTCCACCACTGCTTTGACGACTAAAGGTTCTAAAGATTTCAAGGATTGACCACTCTGTAAAATGCTCTGCCTTACTGATTCAAGAACATCGGAGGAGCATGAAGATAAAACCTGGACCACATGTTGTAAGTAATCACCACGAACATGCTCCTCCAAACATCTGATATCATGAATAACCTACAAATGATTTCGCATCTGTTATGATTTCGCATCTGATATCATGAATAACTCAATTGTTATTTCATCATAGTATCATTTTTATGTATACCAAATCCTCAAACAGAACTTCAGAAAAAGTTTATTTAAAGTAGTGGATCCCCTAGATTTTCTTCAAGTCTTAAAGATACAGACACTAGTTAAGATCCCACGCAACTGTGATCGGGAGGGGGCTGAAACCATTTGATGCTAGAACTGACCcctgaaccggactaaaccggtggagaaaagccaaaaaaaaaaaaaacaaagtgaaGGCATGATGCATACAAGGATAAAGTCATCTATGACAGCTGAAGCAGCCCATTCGCGCCCAGTGCTAGTGCTTGTACTGTGACTCTTGCGTGCAGTCAATCCAGATGACAGCCAATTTGAGTATCTGTAAGTTCAAAGAGAAGTTGGCTTATGTTTTGTCCGCAAAAGAGAAACACAAATTGTTAACATTCAACCTTAAACTGACCTAGAAAGAAGCTGCAAGGATAGGCGAAGGAACTTGTCAGAACAAGAAAGGACAAGAACATCTTCTCTCCAGCAAAATCTCAAACTATCCAACAGAGTTACACTTTGTTTTAGTGTTAAGTCTTGATAATTTGCTTCGCCGGGATCTAAATTTGGAATGGGGACAAGACTGGATGTTGTCAGTACAGAATCTAAAGACCCTGCTATTTCCTGAAATCTGAGGCAATTAAAGATATGAGTGAGATCCATATCACTAATAATTCAGGTATTCTTATAAAGTTATGACCATCTTAAAGAAGAGAATCACCTCAACGAAAAATACACTCCAAGATTCCATTGCTTCATGAACTCGGTATAAATAGTTTCGGATCGAAATTTAGCCACAGCAGATCTGGACGGACAGTGGCCTtgcatgaaattaaatgacaTGCATTAGTGAATATGTATAATCTTACTTgtatcaataaattttaaaaatacattgttAAAACATgcattaaataaacaaaattgtTTGACACTTGAAGGCCATGTCATTCTTTTTGTTTCTCAAGGTGAAAAGTAAGATTAGCTGAAAGGAGATATGACTACTACCTTCTAGAAAAGCCAAGAACTCCAAGCTAGAATTGTAATTTTTCAAGAACTCTGTTGGTCTTCCAGGAGAAAATGCACCTGGTTTTCCCTTCTGAATAGCAAAGAGGACCTCTCTAAGGATTGAATTGGCCAAGAAGTCAAAGACGTGTAAACCTGAATTTTCTGCACCAAATACCACACTTTAGATATGAAAATATAATGGTTTGATATGTAAGCATGATATATGTTGGCACAGCATAACGGCAGGCATGACCATAACTGACCAAGCTAACAGTACATGTAAAAAAAAGTGAAAGGTGATTTAATAAGTTATAAATCAAGAAGGATTAAGGACTGACATGGTCCAAGAAACCAATGCAGTATGACAGACTAAGGCTATTATGGATCCTAAAGTGGTAAGAAATAGTTAGACAAGGTACCAGCTGAAGAAATATCCAATAAAAATTTACAGTCTCTATCAATGCACTCCTTAATTTGTTGATAATCATTTTCAAGCCCATCCCCAGATGATCCAGCAGCCACAGCTGATGACCCATGTGGGATAATCTTCTGTATCAATGGAGCCACAACAGTAACTCGGAAGGTTTCTTCTGCATTCTTGGTGTTATCAATGGCAGCATATGCACGTAAGCAATTGTAAATTGCAGTTGCATCCCGGTGTTCAAGACCATCAACAAAGCAATGTCCCAGGCTTGCATCTACTAATAGGCTTGCATTTTGAATCCTCTTCTCCATATTCTCAATAAAAGGCAGGTTCTGTACTGGCAGAATAGAGAAAAAGAGATGAGCATGGAATGTACTATGATTTAAACAAAAATGATCAATTCTAAAATTAGAAGAAAGTTAAAATAAATACAAAGTATATCAATACGAGCAAAACTTCAAGGCACATATAATGCTATCAACCATCTGACACTTTGAATGTTACCCATTAATTCTTGGCAAGCTTTtacaaaagtcatttttttctacTCGTTCATCATGACaatgttgaaaattgaaataacAATGTTGAGAATCGGTTACAAATCAATTAGTATTGATTTGTATTCAATTAGTCATAAGTGTAAATTATATCATTACCTATTGTGTATACATATTTtgcatataaatatacattatgtGTGATCATATTCGACACACAGAAATACAATCACAACATGGTATCTAGAGCTGGTTGACCCACTGTCTTccagagaattttttttttttcgtttccgCAAAACATCCGGCCATTCACGGCACTACACGAGCGCACCACCGCTCCTGACGACTTTTCCGGCGAAGTAACCATACTGTCGGCATCGTCTCCTTCCAATCGGCAGGTATCACAAATCGCCGCCGCGGTCCGCCTTACAACGCGCCCTCACACGCCTCTGTCGTCGCCGTTTTCGCCGCCGACATCGCCTTCCTGTGCTTTTTCCAGATTTGCTCTCGGTTTTTTGCATCCAAGCAACCAAAAATCATGGGAGATACCGATTCCGCCACTTTTACGAAGGTTCCACTTATCCCGTGTGAGAAACTCACCGGAACAGCCAATTATAATATATGGGCTGGTGCTGTCAAAATGTGGTTTCATGGTCAAGGACATGAAGATCACTTAACTACAAAAGCAGAAAATATTACCGCCGCCAAACGCGATAAGTGGAAACAAACAGATGCTTCTCTATGCACTGTGTTATGGTTTTCCATAGCAACTAATCTTCAAGCACAATACCAAGCCTTTACCACTTGCTATGAGGTTTGGGAAAAGGCTAAGAAAGTGTTCTCCAATGATGTCCATAATCTTTACAGCGTCATCACCAAACTCAACTCTTTGAAATTGGAGAATATGGATATGCAAGCCTATCTGAGTAAGCTTGACGCGTTAAAGGCAAATTTCACAACCCTAATGCCCTTTACCAAAGATCCAACAACTTATGCTGAACAACAAAGTAAGTATTTCATGATCGTGGCACTTGCCGGACTACCATCAGAGCTTGATTCTGTCCGGAACCAGATTTTATCAGGATCCAATGTTCCAAACTATGAAGCAGTTAGTGAACAACTATTGCGTTTGGCTACACCTCACGCCTTTGGACCGGTCTCCACTCCTTCTCCCACTGAATCATCTGCTCTTGCTTCCAACTATCATGGTCGTGGTGGACGAACCGGCGGAAGGGGTGGACAACGTCATGGTATTCGTTGTAACTATTGCAATCGTTACGGTCACATTGAAGCTGATTGTCGTACAAAGGCAAgagaacaacaacgacaaccaCGGGTCGCTGCCGTTGCTCAACCGGACAACACTAAAGACATTACAATTTCCGCCGCTGATTACAATGATTTTCTCCAATTCAAAGCAGCCCATCAACCATCATCATCTGTTGCTGTTGCTCAGTCGGGTAATCCTGTAGCCTTTGTATCTACATCTTCTCTTGGTCCTTGGGTCCTTGACTCTGGTGCCTCTGATCATATGACTGGTAATAAATCACTTTTATCTCACTTGTCTTATTCTGATTCTTTGCCTTCTGTCACTGTGGCTGATGGTTCTAAAATCAAAGTTCAAGGCCTCGGTCAGGCACACCCACTTCCAAACCTGTCTTTAGAGTCTGTTCTTTACATTCCTGGTTGTCCTTTTAACCTGATATCTGTTCATAAGCTTACTCATACTCTTGATTGTTCagtcattttttaataataattctgTTTATGTTCAGGATCGACGTACAGGACGGACGATTGGAGCAGGGAGTGAATCTGGAGGATTATATCATCTATCTCTACCGGTGGCATGTTCAATTTCGTCTCAAGACCTTACACATCAACGTTTGGGTCACCCTAGTCTTAATAAAATGCGTCTTTTAGTTCCTGGTTTTTCTAAGCTTTCATCTTTTGAGTGTCAGTCGTGTCAATTAGGCAAACATACTCGTAGTACTTACTGTCAACGAGTAAATAAAAGTGTTGCATCACCATTTGCTTTAGTTCATTCTGATATTTGGGGTCCTAGTCGTGTGAACTCTACCTTAGGATATTACTATTTTGTAACTTTCATCGATGATTTCTCACGATGTACTTGGTTATTTCTAATGAAAAATCGTTCAGATGTTTTCCAAATATTCCAAGAATTTTATGttgaaattaaaaatcaatttaacacTTCCATTAAAATTTTACGTACTGATAATGCTCGTGAATATATGTCATCCCAGTTTCAATCTTTTTTAACATCACAGGGAATTATTCACCAATCATCATGTGCTcatacaccacaacaaaacggtgtTGCCAAACGGAAGAATCGTCATTTAGTTGAAACCGCTCGGACTCTTTTACTTCACCATAATGTACCTTCTCGTTTTTGGGGTGATGCCATCCTCACAGCTTGTTATCTTATCAACCGAATGCCTTCATCggtccttcaagatcaaattccatACTCTATCTTGAATCCACAACATGACCTCTATCACATTCCGCTTCGCGTCTTTGGTTGCACATGCTTTGTTCATGATCTTAGTCCAGGTAAAGACAAACTCTCTGCCAAATCTCTAAAATGTATTTTTCTAGGCTACTCTCGTATACAAAAAGGATATCGTTGTTTCTGTCCTCAACTTCAACGGTACATTGTTTCCTCTGATGTTACATTCTTTGAAGGTTCCCCATTTTTCTCTGCCTCTGTGTCACCCGATGAGACTTGTAACTTAGATGCTCAAGATGTCCCTTCTGTCATTCCCATACCCATTAAACCTCCATTGCAGGTCTACCAGCGTCAGACACCCCGTCCATCGGAAGTTAGAGATGATATTAATCCACCAGCACCATCTCCTACTCCAACTGTTCCTCCAGCTACGTCACCTGAACTTGACCTCCCTATAGCATTACGAAAAGGTATTCGATCTCATACTCCAAATCCTAAATATGTTTGTGTTTTAAATTATGATCGTCTTTCTACTTCCTATGTGTCTTTTGTGTCTGCTTTGGATTCTGTGTCTATTCCTAAGTCTACAGGTGAAGCTATGACTGATCCCAATTGGCGTCAGGCGATGATGGAAGAAATGGCTGCATTGCATTCAAATAATACTTGGGATATTGTTACTTTACCTTCCGACAAAACTACAGTAGGATGTCGATGGGTTTATACAGTGAAGGTTGGACCAGATGGTAAAATCGATCGTTTTAAAGCTCGTTTGGTAGCCAAAGGATATACACAGATATTTGGTCTTGATTATGGTGACACTTTTTCTCCAGTGGCCAAGATTAGTTCAGTCCGTCTCTTCCTTGCAATGGCTGCTATTAATCATTGGCCGCTTCATCAATTAGACATTAAAAATGCCTTTTTACATGGAGAATTGGAGGAGGAAGTATATATGGACCAACCTCCAGGTTTTACCGTTCCCGGCAATTCTAGACTTGTCTGTAGGCTTCGTCGGTCTCTTTATGGGCTGAAACAGTCTCCACGTGCTTGGTTTGGTCGCTTCAGCTCTGCCTTGATACAATTTGGTATGACTAGATGTGAATCAGATCACTcggttttctttcttctttcctctACCGGTCAACGCATCTTTCTTgtggtctatgttgatgacattgttATCACTGGAGATGATACAGAGGGTATCCAACGGCTCAAAACGCATCTTTTCAACAACTTTCAGACAAAAGATTTGGGTCCACTCAGATACTTCTTGGGTATTGAAGTTGCTCATTCCTCGTCAGGCATTGCAATTAACCAACGTAAGTATGCATTAGACATCCTCAATGAAACTGGTATGCTTGATTGTCGTCCAATTGATACTCCTATGGATCCCAACGTCAAGCTACTTTCGGGTCAGGGGGAGCTGTTGAAAGACCCGGGAAGATATCGACGTCTAGTGGGTAGACTCAATTATCTTACCGTCACCAGACCAGATATTACTTTTGCAGTGAGCATTGTGAGTCAATTTCTGAATGCTCCTTGTGATACTCATTGGAATGCAATTATTCGGATTCTCAGATATATAAAGAATGCACCAGGAAGAGGCCTATtatatgaagataagggtgatgcTAAAATCACGTGTTATTCCGACGCAGATTGGGCAGGATCACCGTCGGATAGGAGATCCACTTCTGGATATTGTGTTCTTATTGGAGGAAATATGATCTCATGGAGGAGCAAGAAACAAAACACAGTTGCACTATCTAGTGCTGAAGCTGAATATCGTGCTATGGCAGCAGCATCAAAGGAACTTGCGTGGCTCAAGAATTTACTCTCTGAACTTAAGTTGGGAGACCTTCAGGACACAAGACTCATATGCGACAATCAAGCGGCACTTCACATTGCATCCAATCCGGTATTCCATGAACGGACCAAACACATAGAAATAGATTGTCACTATGTAAGGGAAAAAGTACTATCAGGAGAAATAACCACAGAGTTCGTCAAATCTGAAGATCAATTGGCTGATATGTTTACCAAGTCTCTTAAGGGTTCTCGAGTGAATTATATTTGTAACAAGCTCGGATCATACGATATATACGATCcggcttgagggggagtgttgagaatcggTTACAAATCAATTAGTATTGATTTGTATTCAATTAGTCATAAGTGTAAATTATATCATTACCTATTGTGTATACATATTTTGCATATAAATATACAGTATGTGTGATCATATTCGACACACAGAAATACAATCACAACAAACAAAATAGATAGTGACATGAGATATTTGATCATAGTAAAAAAAACATGgttctatttttatttctattcaaCAAATAGTCAAATGATTCCTCCAAACAAAGAGATACCAACATCAACCACACACATAATAGCTTCCTTTCTAGACTTTCTCACCCTGCAGTCCACTGACCCTGCCAACTACAATTGAAGCTAAATGAGCATGCGCATTAAACACAAACAGTAGATTATGGACCTGCAGTGCCTGGTGGTTCTGTATAGTAATTAAAtacatattaaattaattaatttgactaATCATATCTATAAATTACCTAACATGGCTATCATTGTCAGTTTTTTCCATTTCAGGT contains these protein-coding regions:
- the LOC131625234 gene encoding conserved oligomeric Golgi complex subunit 2-like; the encoded protein is MADPIPAHHRSATNLFSDPLDSHPLWFKPASFLSPDFDSESYISELRTFVPFDTLRSELNNYLSSLNHELIDLINRDYADFVNLSTKLVDVDAAVVRMRAPLVELREKIEQFRGSVDVSLVAIKNGLKQRSEAASARETLELLLDTFHVVSKVEKLIKELPSVPSDWSNGDVSLPEKNSLSNGVSVQHVENGTSVRETQSMLLERIASEMNRLKFYVTHAKNLPFIENMEKRIQNASLLVDASLGHCFVDGLEHRDATAIYNCLRAYAAIDNTKNAEETFRVTVVAPLIQKIIPHGSSAVAAGSSGDGLENDYQQIKECIDRDCKFLLDISSAENSGLHVFDFLANSILREVLFAIQKGKPGAFSPGRPTEFLKNYNSSLEFLAFLEGHCPSRSAVAKFRSETIYTEFMKQWNLGVYFSLRFQEIAGSLDSVLTTSSLVPIPNLDPGEANYQDLTLKQSVTLLDSLRFCWREDVLVLSCSDKFLRLSLQLLSRYSNWLSSGLTARKSHSTSTSTGREWAASAVIDDFILVIHDIRCLEEHVRGDYLQHVVQVLSSCSSDVLESVRQSILQSGQSLKSLEPLVVKAVVESLVEKSVEDLRQMKGITATYRMTNKPLPVRHSPYVTGVLRPLKVCDID